In one Streptomyces sp. T12 genomic region, the following are encoded:
- a CDS encoding NAD kinase yields MTQNRARTVFLLAHTGRPAAIRSAELVVKGLLRSGIGVRVLEYEAADLPLPPEVGLVKEATPQCLDGCELLIVLGGDGTLLRGAEFARASGVPMLGVNLGRVGFLAEAERDDLDKVVDRVVTKAYEVEERMTVDVVVHQNGDIVHTDWALNEAAVQKAGAEKLLEVVLEIDGRPVTGFGCDGIVLSTPTGSTAYAFSAGGPVVWPEVEALLMVPISAHALFAKPLVTSPDSVLAVEVLPHIPPGVLWCDGRRTVELPPGARVEVRRGAVPVRLARLHHASFTDRLVAKFALPVSGWRGAPH; encoded by the coding sequence TTGACACAGAACCGAGCTCGTACTGTCTTTCTGCTCGCCCACACGGGGCGGCCCGCGGCCATTCGCAGCGCCGAGCTGGTGGTCAAGGGACTGCTGCGGTCGGGGATCGGCGTGCGGGTGCTGGAGTACGAGGCGGCCGACCTGCCGCTGCCGCCCGAGGTGGGTCTCGTCAAGGAGGCGACTCCGCAGTGCCTCGACGGGTGTGAGCTGCTGATAGTGCTGGGCGGTGACGGGACGCTGCTGCGGGGCGCCGAGTTCGCGCGGGCGTCCGGCGTGCCGATGCTGGGCGTCAACCTCGGGCGCGTCGGGTTCCTCGCGGAGGCCGAGCGGGACGATCTCGACAAGGTTGTCGACCGGGTCGTGACCAAGGCCTACGAGGTCGAGGAGCGGATGACCGTCGACGTCGTCGTGCATCAGAACGGCGACATCGTGCATACCGACTGGGCGCTGAACGAGGCCGCCGTGCAGAAGGCCGGTGCCGAGAAGCTGCTCGAGGTCGTGCTGGAGATCGACGGGCGGCCGGTGACGGGGTTCGGGTGCGACGGCATCGTGCTGTCCACGCCGACCGGGTCCACGGCCTATGCCTTCTCCGCGGGCGGGCCTGTGGTGTGGCCGGAGGTCGAGGCGCTGTTGATGGTGCCGATCTCGGCGCACGCGCTGTTTGCCAAGCCGCTGGTGACGTCGCCGGATTCTGTGCTGGCTGTGGAGGTTCTGCCGCATATCCCGCCGGGGGTGTTGTGGTGTGACGGGCGGCGGACGGTGGAGTTGCCGCCCGGGGCGCGGGTTGAGGTGCGGCGGGGGGCTGTGCCGGTGCGGCTGGCTCGGCTGCATCACGCGTCGTTCACCGACCGGCTCGTGGCGAAGTTTGCGTTGCCGGTTTCTGGATGGCGAGGGGCGCCGCATTAG
- the recN gene encoding DNA repair protein RecN: MRIRSLGVIDDAVVELSPGFTAVTGETGAGKTMVVTSLGLLLGGRADPALVRIGAEKAVVEGRIAVPPGAPVVVRVEEAGAELDDGALLISRTVSAEGRSRAHLGGRSVPVGMLAELADELVAVHGQTDQQGLLKLARQRQALDRYAGDSVAVPLAKYTEAYRRLRAVSVELDEIVTRARERAQEADLLRFGLDEIAGVEPRAGEDVELAEEAERLGHAEALSSAATAAHAALAGNPEDPEGIDASTLVAGAQRALDAVRSHDPALAALAERLGEIGILLGDVAGELAGYADDLDADPLRLAAVEERRAALNGLTRKYGENIASVLAWAEESAARLTELDSDDERIDELTAERDALRAELGGLAQALTDARTEAAERFAAAVTAELASLAMPHARVSFDIRQTEDPEGVEVGGRAVAYGPSGVDEVELLLAPHPGAPPRPIAKGASGGELSRVMLAVEVVFAGTDPVPTYLFDEVDAGVGGKAAVEIGRRLARLAKSAQVVVVTHLPQVAAFADRQLLVEKTNDGSVTRSGVKVLEGEERVRELSRMLAGQEDSETARAHAEELLATARADM; this comes from the coding sequence ATGCGGATACGGTCGCTCGGGGTCATCGACGATGCGGTCGTCGAGCTGTCGCCTGGATTCACCGCTGTCACGGGTGAGACGGGTGCCGGCAAGACCATGGTGGTCACCAGCCTGGGGCTGTTGCTCGGTGGGCGGGCGGACCCGGCGCTTGTGCGGATCGGGGCCGAGAAGGCGGTCGTCGAGGGGCGGATCGCCGTGCCTCCGGGCGCGCCGGTCGTCGTACGGGTCGAGGAGGCCGGGGCCGAGCTCGACGACGGGGCGTTGCTGATCAGCCGTACCGTTTCCGCCGAGGGGCGGTCGCGGGCGCATCTCGGGGGGCGCAGTGTGCCCGTGGGGATGCTGGCCGAGCTCGCCGACGAGCTGGTGGCCGTGCACGGGCAGACCGATCAGCAGGGGTTGCTGAAGCTGGCCCGGCAGCGGCAGGCGCTCGACCGGTACGCGGGGGATTCCGTCGCTGTGCCGCTCGCCAAGTACACCGAGGCCTATCGCCGACTGCGGGCCGTCTCCGTCGAGCTGGACGAGATCGTCACGCGCGCGCGTGAGCGGGCTCAGGAAGCCGACCTGCTGCGGTTCGGGCTCGACGAGATCGCGGGTGTCGAGCCGCGGGCCGGCGAGGACGTGGAGCTCGCGGAGGAAGCCGAGCGGCTGGGGCACGCGGAGGCGCTGTCGTCGGCCGCCACGGCCGCTCACGCCGCGCTGGCCGGCAATCCCGAGGACCCCGAGGGCATCGACGCGTCGACGCTGGTCGCCGGTGCGCAGCGGGCCCTGGACGCCGTGCGGTCGCACGACCCGGCGCTGGCCGCGCTGGCAGAGCGGCTCGGCGAGATCGGGATCCTGCTGGGCGATGTCGCCGGGGAGTTGGCGGGGTACGCCGATGATCTGGACGCGGACCCGTTGCGGCTCGCGGCCGTCGAGGAGCGCCGGGCCGCGCTGAACGGGCTCACGCGGAAGTACGGCGAGAACATCGCCTCCGTGCTCGCCTGGGCCGAAGAGAGCGCGGCGCGGCTGACCGAACTGGACAGCGACGACGAGCGGATCGACGAGCTGACCGCCGAACGGGACGCGCTGCGGGCCGAGCTGGGCGGGTTGGCGCAGGCGTTGACCGATGCGCGGACGGAGGCCGCCGAGCGGTTCGCCGCCGCCGTGACGGCGGAGCTGGCCTCGCTCGCCATGCCGCACGCGCGCGTGTCCTTCGACATCCGGCAGACCGAGGACCCGGAGGGTGTCGAGGTCGGCGGTCGTGCGGTCGCCTACGGGCCGTCCGGTGTGGACGAGGTCGAGCTGCTGCTCGCGCCGCATCCGGGAGCGCCGCCCCGGCCCATCGCCAAGGGCGCGTCCGGCGGTGAGCTCTCGCGCGTGATGCTCGCCGTCGAGGTCGTGTTCGCGGGGACCGATCCCGTGCCGACGTATCTCTTCGACGAGGTCGACGCCGGCGTCGGTGGCAAGGCGGCCGTGGAGATCGGGCGGAGGTTGGCCCGGCTGGCGAAGAGCGCGCAGGTCGTCGTGGTCACCCACCTGCCGCAGGTCGCCGCCTTCGCGGACCGGCAGTTGCTCGTCGAGAAGACCAACGACGGGTCGGTCACCCGGTCCGGGGTGAAGGTGCTGGAGGGCGAGGAGCGGGTCCGGGAGCTGTCCCGGATGCTCGCCGGGCAGGAGGACTCGGAGACCGCGCGGGCGCACGCGGAGGAGCTGCTGGCGACGGCTCGGGCGGACATGTAG
- a CDS encoding DUF1015 domain-containing protein yields MNTAGHPEATARRGLELTPFRGLRYDPDRVGSLAAVTSPPYDVVVRPDGLHHLQDADPYNIVRLILPQADTAGARNEQAAKTLRRWLSEGVLTADPEPGLYVYEQHDGDGMLQRGIIGALRVTEPSEGLVLPHEDVMPHVVADRAALMRATSANLEPLLLTYRGNGTAADATAVIERTIECPPLLSTTTEDGFSHRLWSITDPADLARVQSDLTRHQALIADGHHRWATYRRLRAEHPSPSAWDYGLVLLVDTARYPLRVRAIHRLLHGLPVPEALAALAGLFRVRRLEVPLSGALEALADAACAGNAFLLAGDGAFHLVDHPEPALLARTVPTDRPAAWRTLDATVLHATLLAEIWHIPEDDPTRIAYIHDTAATVDKAERDGGTAVLMHPVREDVVRDLARQGVTMPRKSTSFGPKPASGLVLRALDL; encoded by the coding sequence ATGAACACAGCAGGTCACCCGGAAGCAACGGCGCGCCGAGGCCTAGAACTCACCCCGTTCCGGGGCCTTCGCTACGACCCCGACCGGGTCGGCAGCCTGGCCGCCGTGACATCCCCTCCGTACGACGTCGTCGTCCGCCCCGACGGCCTGCACCACCTCCAGGACGCGGACCCGTACAACATCGTCCGCCTGATCCTCCCCCAGGCCGACACCGCGGGCGCCCGCAACGAACAGGCCGCCAAGACCCTGCGCCGCTGGCTGTCCGAGGGCGTACTGACGGCCGACCCCGAGCCCGGCCTCTACGTCTACGAACAGCACGACGGCGACGGCATGCTGCAGCGCGGCATCATCGGCGCCCTGCGTGTCACGGAGCCGTCGGAGGGCCTGGTCCTGCCGCACGAGGACGTCATGCCACACGTCGTCGCCGACCGAGCGGCCCTGATGCGCGCCACCTCGGCGAACCTCGAGCCCCTGCTCCTGACCTACCGCGGCAACGGCACGGCGGCCGACGCGACCGCCGTCATCGAGCGCACGATCGAGTGCCCGCCGCTCCTCTCGACCACCACGGAGGACGGCTTCAGCCACCGCCTGTGGTCGATCACCGACCCCGCCGACCTGGCCCGCGTCCAGTCAGACCTGACGCGCCACCAGGCCCTGATCGCCGACGGCCACCACCGCTGGGCGACGTATCGCCGTCTACGCGCGGAGCACCCCTCACCCAGCGCCTGGGACTACGGCCTGGTCCTCCTCGTGGACACGGCCCGCTACCCCCTCCGCGTCCGCGCCATCCACCGTCTCCTGCACGGCCTGCCGGTGCCGGAGGCCCTCGCCGCCCTCGCCGGCCTGTTCCGCGTACGCCGCCTCGAAGTCCCCCTGTCCGGGGCGCTGGAGGCTTTGGCCGACGCGGCCTGCGCAGGCAACGCCTTCCTCCTCGCCGGAGACGGCGCCTTCCACCTCGTCGACCACCCGGAGCCGGCCCTCCTCGCCCGCACGGTCCCCACCGACCGCCCGGCCGCCTGGCGCACCCTGGACGCAACGGTCCTGCACGCCACGCTCCTGGCCGAGATCTGGCACATCCCCGAGGACGACCCCACCCGCATCGCCTACATCCACGACACCGCCGCCACCGTCGACAAGGCGGAACGCGACGGCGGTACGGCCGTCCTCATGCACCCCGTCCGCGAGGACGTCGTACGCGACCTCGCCCGCCAGGGCGTCACCATGCCCCGCAAGTCGACGTCCTTCGGCCCGAAACCGGCCTCGGGCCTGGTCCTACGCGCCCTGGACCTCTGA
- a CDS encoding iron ABC transporter permease has protein sequence MLVDSPPEQRADSVSAPPTRRVLRAVGLLVSVLILVVVAMASIAIGAKQLSMGEVWHGLFASSGTYGDVVVEDRISRTVLGLLAGAALGLAGAVLQALTRNPLADPGLLGINAGASAAVVTAITFFGITSLSGYVWFAFLGAAVVGAMVWFLGGSRGATPVRLALAGTAISAALYGYLQAVMIMDDAALNKMRFWTVGSLSSATDSTIKQVLPFLVVGMVLALALARPLNAMEMGDDTARALGANLNRTRVLSMLAATVLCGAATAACGPIVFVGLMVPHVVRSFTGPDLRWILPYAAVLSPVLLLGADVLGRIVARPSELQVGIVTAILGGPVFIFLVRRRRTAQL, from the coding sequence GTGTTGGTCGACAGTCCTCCCGAACAGCGCGCGGACTCCGTGTCCGCGCCGCCAACCCGACGGGTGCTACGTGCCGTTGGGCTGCTCGTCTCTGTCCTGATTCTGGTGGTCGTCGCGATGGCGAGCATCGCGATCGGGGCGAAACAGCTGTCCATGGGGGAGGTCTGGCACGGCTTGTTCGCGAGCTCGGGGACCTACGGCGACGTCGTGGTCGAGGACCGGATCTCGCGCACCGTGCTCGGACTGCTTGCAGGCGCCGCCCTCGGTCTCGCCGGGGCCGTGCTCCAGGCGCTCACCCGCAACCCGCTCGCCGATCCCGGTCTGCTCGGCATCAACGCGGGCGCGTCCGCCGCGGTCGTCACCGCCATCACCTTCTTCGGCATCACGAGCCTGAGCGGCTACGTCTGGTTCGCCTTCCTCGGCGCGGCCGTGGTCGGGGCGATGGTCTGGTTCCTCGGCGGCAGCCGGGGTGCCACGCCGGTACGGCTCGCGCTCGCCGGTACGGCGATCAGCGCCGCGCTCTACGGCTATCTCCAGGCCGTGATGATCATGGACGACGCGGCGCTCAACAAGATGCGCTTCTGGACGGTCGGTTCACTGTCCTCGGCGACGGACTCCACCATCAAGCAGGTGCTGCCGTTCCTCGTCGTCGGCATGGTCCTCGCGCTCGCCCTCGCCCGGCCCCTGAACGCCATGGAGATGGGCGACGACACCGCCAGGGCCCTCGGCGCCAACCTGAACCGCACCCGGGTGCTGTCGATGCTCGCCGCGACCGTGCTGTGCGGGGCCGCGACAGCGGCCTGCGGGCCGATCGTGTTCGTCGGTCTGATGGTGCCGCACGTCGTACGGTCCTTCACCGGCCCCGACCTGCGCTGGATCCTGCCGTACGCGGCCGTCCTGTCGCCCGTGCTGCTGCTCGGCGCCGACGTCCTCGGCCGGATCGTCGCCCGGCCCTCCGAACTCCAGGTCGGCATCGTCACCGCGATCCTCGGCGGACCGGTCTTCATCTTTCTCGTACGACGGCGGAGGACGGCCCAACTGTGA
- a CDS encoding HAD hydrolase-like protein, which translates to MSQSVRTRPEGSGQALSEAYDTALLDLDGVVYAGGHAIVHAVESLAVARAGGMHLAYVTNNALRTPDAVAVHLTELGIPTGADDVITSAQAVARLISEQVPPGARVLVIGGEGLRVALRERGLEPVESADDDPAAVVQGYGGPELPWGRFAEASYAVARGVPWFASNTDLTIPSGRGIAPGNGAAVEVVRIATGAAPQVAGKPLPPMHRETILRTGAERPLVVGDRLDTDIEGAFNGGVDSLLVLTGVTDGAQLLAAPPQHRPTYVDADLRGLLTGQPEVVVDGGGFRCGGWTATAGAERLELDGDGAGLDGLRALCAAAWTAAGEGVCELEAGKALARLGL; encoded by the coding sequence ATGAGCCAGAGCGTCAGGACGAGGCCCGAGGGCAGTGGCCAGGCCCTGAGCGAGGCGTACGACACGGCGCTGCTCGACCTCGACGGTGTGGTGTACGCGGGGGGCCACGCGATCGTGCATGCCGTCGAGTCGCTGGCCGTGGCCCGGGCGGGCGGGATGCATCTGGCGTATGTCACGAACAACGCCCTGCGGACGCCGGATGCCGTGGCCGTCCATCTGACGGAGCTGGGGATACCCACGGGGGCGGACGATGTCATCACCTCGGCGCAGGCGGTCGCGCGGCTGATCAGTGAGCAGGTGCCGCCCGGCGCCCGGGTGCTGGTGATCGGCGGGGAGGGGCTGCGGGTGGCGCTGCGGGAGCGCGGGCTGGAGCCGGTGGAGTCGGCGGACGACGATCCGGCGGCGGTCGTGCAGGGGTACGGCGGGCCGGAGTTGCCGTGGGGGCGGTTCGCGGAGGCCTCTTACGCCGTCGCGCGTGGGGTGCCCTGGTTCGCGTCCAACACCGACCTGACGATTCCGAGCGGACGTGGGATCGCGCCGGGCAACGGGGCGGCGGTGGAGGTCGTACGGATAGCCACCGGCGCCGCACCGCAGGTGGCGGGCAAGCCGTTGCCTCCCATGCACCGGGAGACGATCCTGCGGACGGGTGCAGAGCGGCCGCTGGTGGTCGGGGACCGGCTGGACACGGACATCGAGGGCGCTTTCAACGGGGGCGTCGACTCGCTGCTCGTCCTGACCGGGGTGACCGATGGCGCGCAGTTGCTCGCCGCGCCGCCGCAGCACCGGCCGACTTATGTCGATGCGGATCTGCGGGGGTTGCTCACCGGGCAGCCGGAGGTAGTGGTGGACGGGGGCGGCTTCCGGTGTGGTGGTTGGACGGCCACTGCCGGGGCGGAGCGGCTGGAACTCGACGGTGACGGTGCGGGCTTGGACGGGCTGCGGGCGTTGTGCGCGGCGGCCTGGACGGCGGCTGGTGAGGGTGTGTGCGAGCTGGAAGCGGGGAAGGCGTTGGCGCGGCTGGGGTTGTGA
- a CDS encoding glycosyltransferase family 4 protein yields MTPVSSHSPHGQSSLRTVQVLGGGNAGSSAHVRSLASGLVARGVRVTVCAPVEADRAYDFTGAGAEHVHVPRSSDPASVAALRAACADADLVHAHGLHASFRAVLALSGRRTPLVVTWHDRAHAEGARAHLVRLLERRVVKAASVVLGTTSALVDRARRTGARDARLGAVAMPGPRRVAELDDPDRLRPKVRAELGATGRPLLIAVGSLERHRGYDVLLDASRAWLRLDPVPLVVIAGEGALRAALQRRIEDEGLPVRLIGRRDDVSELLAAADIALLPSSWESRSVLAQEALHARVPLVATEVGGVPELVGDAAELVPYGDPEALADAVVRLLGDPERRELLKERGGRQVTTWPTEDETVAQVLSVYDELTQPQPMI; encoded by the coding sequence GTGACCCCCGTGAGCAGCCACTCACCGCACGGCCAGTCGTCGCTGCGCACCGTGCAGGTGCTGGGCGGCGGCAACGCCGGCAGCAGCGCGCATGTGCGATCGCTGGCCTCGGGGCTGGTCGCGCGGGGCGTGCGGGTCACCGTGTGCGCCCCGGTCGAGGCCGATCGTGCCTACGACTTCACCGGGGCCGGCGCCGAGCACGTACACGTGCCACGCAGCAGTGATCCCGCGTCCGTGGCAGCTCTGCGGGCCGCGTGCGCCGACGCCGACCTGGTGCACGCGCACGGGCTGCACGCCTCCTTCCGTGCCGTGCTCGCGCTCAGCGGGCGGCGTACTCCGCTCGTCGTCACCTGGCACGACCGGGCGCATGCCGAGGGGGCCCGCGCGCATCTCGTACGGCTGTTGGAGCGGCGGGTCGTCAAGGCCGCCTCCGTCGTGCTCGGGACCACCTCGGCGCTCGTGGACCGGGCCCGCCGGACCGGTGCGCGAGACGCACGCCTCGGCGCCGTCGCGATGCCCGGGCCGCGCCGTGTCGCCGAGCTGGACGATCCCGACCGGCTGCGGCCCAAGGTCAGGGCCGAACTCGGGGCCACCGGGCGCCCGTTGCTGATCGCCGTCGGCTCGCTGGAGCGGCATCGCGGGTACGACGTGCTGCTGGACGCCTCGCGCGCGTGGCTGCGGCTCGATCCCGTGCCGTTGGTCGTGATCGCGGGGGAGGGGGCGCTGCGGGCCGCGCTGCAGCGCCGGATCGAGGACGAGGGGCTGCCCGTACGGCTCATCGGGCGACGCGACGACGTCTCCGAGCTGCTAGCCGCCGCCGACATCGCGCTCCTGCCGAGCAGTTGGGAGTCACGGTCCGTCCTCGCCCAGGAGGCCCTGCACGCGCGCGTGCCGCTCGTCGCCACCGAGGTCGGTGGCGTGCCGGAACTCGTCGGCGACGCGGCGGAACTCGTCCCGTACGGCGACCCGGAGGCGCTCGCCGACGCCGTCGTACGGCTGCTCGGCGATCCCGAGCGCCGGGAGCTGCTCAAGGAG
- a CDS encoding sterol-binding protein, translated as MATIEECRAALEKLSDNMQRAEGDVRTAATLDRSVSCHITDLDVTFAGRMAGGRIHVHDTFQGPPREKAQIRLSMSGDDLVALVDGEMHFAKAWGSGRVRLHAGVRDLLVLRKLL; from the coding sequence ATGGCCACGATTGAGGAGTGCCGCGCCGCACTCGAAAAGCTCTCGGACAACATGCAGCGTGCCGAAGGGGACGTCCGCACGGCCGCGACCCTGGACCGCTCGGTCAGCTGCCACATCACCGACCTGGACGTCACGTTCGCCGGCCGCATGGCGGGCGGCCGGATCCATGTCCACGACACGTTCCAGGGCCCGCCCCGTGAGAAGGCCCAGATCAGACTCAGCATGAGCGGCGACGACCTCGTCGCCCTGGTCGACGGCGAGATGCACTTCGCCAAAGCCTGGGGCTCGGGCCGGGTGAGGCTGCACGCGGGCGTGCGCGACCTGCTGGTGCTCAGGAAGCTTCTGTAG
- a CDS encoding iron chelate uptake ABC transporter family permease subunit, translating into MKTAVKEAKSAGRTSRSRRAVRTPGGLSVRLDVRALTVVVLLLLAALAASVVLIGTGDFPISAGDVLKTLVGDGNAGQEFIVNDLRLPRVLVGLLVGASLGLGGALFQALSRNPLGSPDILGLGQGATAGALVVIVLLSGDATQVTVGALVGGLATGLAIYLLAWKRGVHGYRLVLVGIGMSAIMTAVNGYLLTKADLVDAARAVVWMTGSLSGRDWAQVWPLLALCAVLVPLVLANARGLRMMEMGDDVSYALGVRVERVRLLLMLAAVLLTAAATAAAGPVSFVALTAPQLARRLTRSPGPNLLPSLCMGATLLVTADWVSQRVFGADQMPVGVVTGVLGGVYLLWLLVTERKAGRI; encoded by the coding sequence GTGAAGACCGCAGTGAAGGAAGCGAAGTCCGCAGGGCGGACCAGCCGTTCCCGCCGTGCCGTGCGGACCCCGGGCGGGCTCTCCGTCCGGCTGGACGTCAGGGCGCTGACCGTCGTCGTCCTGTTGCTGCTCGCCGCGCTCGCCGCGAGCGTCGTGCTGATCGGCACTGGAGACTTCCCGATCTCGGCGGGCGACGTGCTCAAGACGCTGGTCGGCGACGGCAACGCGGGGCAGGAGTTCATCGTCAACGACCTGCGGCTGCCCAGGGTCCTGGTCGGGCTCCTGGTCGGTGCCTCGCTCGGCCTCGGCGGTGCGCTGTTCCAGGCGCTGTCCCGCAACCCGCTGGGCAGCCCGGACATCCTCGGTCTCGGACAGGGGGCCACGGCCGGGGCACTCGTGGTGATCGTCCTGCTCTCCGGGGATGCCACGCAGGTCACCGTCGGCGCACTGGTCGGCGGACTCGCCACCGGGCTCGCCATCTATCTGCTCGCCTGGAAGCGGGGTGTGCACGGTTATCGACTGGTTCTGGTCGGTATCGGTATGTCCGCGATCATGACGGCGGTCAACGGCTACCTGCTGACCAAGGCCGACCTGGTCGACGCGGCCCGCGCGGTCGTGTGGATGACCGGCTCCCTCAGCGGCCGGGACTGGGCCCAGGTCTGGCCGCTGCTCGCGCTGTGCGCCGTCCTCGTGCCGCTCGTCCTCGCCAATGCGCGTGGGCTGCGGATGATGGAGATGGGCGACGACGTCTCGTACGCCCTGGGGGTGCGCGTCGAACGCGTACGGCTGCTGCTGATGCTGGCCGCCGTGCTGCTCACCGCGGCCGCAACCGCCGCCGCCGGTCCCGTCAGCTTCGTGGCGCTCACCGCCCCGCAGCTCGCCCGGCGCCTGACCCGCTCGCCCGGGCCGAACCTGCTGCCCTCCCTGTGCATGGGCGCCACCCTCCTCGTCACCGCCGACTGGGTCTCCCAGCGGGTCTTCGGAGCCGACCAGATGCCCGTGGGCGTGGTCACGGGCGTGCTCGGCGGCGTATATCTGCTGTGGCTGCTGGTCACCGAGCGCAAGGCGGGCCGGATATGA
- a CDS encoding ABC transporter ATP-binding protein, which translates to MSAGSNSSASLSSGPNNGLNNRRSTVNRLSADNVTLAYDQRVIAEQLSVEIPDNSFTVIVGPNACGKSTLLRALSRMLKPSQGRVLLDGQVIQSMPAKKVARTLGLLPQSSIAPDGITVADLVGRGRYPHQGILRQWSTEDERVVQESMEQTGVAELADRYVDELSGGQRQRVWIAMALAQQTPLLLLDEPTTYLDIQHQIDVLDLCAELHEEQGRTLVAVLHDLNHAARYATHLIALRGGQIIAEGAPNDIVTAELVEEVFGLRCQVIDDPETGTPLVVPAARQARAGDKADLKKAEAEKADTKKVAATEAS; encoded by the coding sequence ATGAGCGCGGGCAGCAACAGCAGCGCGAGCCTCAGCAGCGGGCCGAACAACGGGCTGAACAACCGAAGGAGCACTGTGAACCGCCTGTCCGCCGACAACGTCACCCTCGCCTACGACCAGCGGGTCATCGCCGAGCAGCTGTCGGTGGAGATACCCGACAACTCCTTCACCGTGATCGTCGGCCCGAACGCGTGCGGCAAGTCCACGCTGCTGCGGGCGCTGTCGCGGATGCTCAAGCCCAGCCAGGGCCGGGTGCTGCTGGACGGGCAGGTCATCCAGTCGATGCCGGCGAAGAAGGTCGCGCGCACGCTGGGTCTGCTGCCGCAGTCCTCGATCGCGCCCGACGGGATCACCGTCGCCGACCTGGTGGGGCGCGGCCGCTACCCGCACCAGGGGATCCTGCGCCAGTGGTCGACCGAGGACGAGCGGGTCGTACAGGAGTCGATGGAGCAGACCGGGGTGGCCGAACTGGCCGATCGCTATGTCGACGAATTGTCGGGCGGTCAGCGCCAGCGCGTGTGGATCGCCATGGCGCTGGCGCAGCAGACGCCGCTGCTGCTGCTCGACGAGCCGACGACCTACCTCGACATCCAGCACCAGATCGACGTCCTCGACCTGTGTGCCGAACTCCACGAGGAGCAGGGGCGCACGCTGGTGGCCGTGTTGCACGACCTCAACCACGCCGCCCGGTACGCCACGCATCTCATCGCGCTGCGCGGCGGGCAGATCATCGCCGAGGGTGCGCCGAACGACATCGTCACGGCCGAGCTGGTCGAGGAGGTCTTCGGGCTGCGCTGCCAGGTCATCGACGACCCGGAGACGGGGACGCCGCTGGTGGTGCCGGCGGCGCGGCAGGCGCGGGCCGGGGACAAGGCCGACCTCAAGAAGGCTGAGGCCGAGAAGGCCGACACCAAGAAGGTGGCCGCTACAGAAGCTTCCTGA
- a CDS encoding TlyA family RNA methyltransferase — protein MAGVARRRLDAELVRRKLARSREHASQLIAAGRVSVGKTVATKPATQVETAAAIVVASDGSDPEYVSRGGHKLAGALEAFVPQGLVVEGRRALDAGASTGGFTDVLLRSGAAHVVAVDVGYGQLAWTLQSDERVTVKDRTNVRELTLEAIDGEPVDLVVGDLSFIPLGLVLPALVRCVKPDADLVMMVKPQFEVGKERLGSGGVVRSSQLRAEAVRGVAEKAWELGLGVKGVTASPLPGPSGNVEYFLWLRAGAPALDPADVDRAVAEGPR, from the coding sequence GTGGCAGGAGTCGCACGCCGCCGTCTCGACGCGGAGCTGGTCCGCCGGAAGCTGGCGCGCTCGCGCGAGCACGCCAGCCAGCTGATCGCCGCCGGGCGGGTCTCCGTCGGCAAGACCGTCGCGACCAAGCCGGCCACGCAGGTGGAGACCGCGGCGGCGATCGTCGTCGCGTCCGACGGCAGCGATCCCGAGTACGTGTCGCGGGGCGGGCACAAGCTCGCGGGCGCGCTGGAGGCCTTCGTACCCCAGGGGCTCGTGGTGGAAGGGCGCCGGGCGCTGGACGCCGGCGCGTCCACCGGCGGTTTCACCGACGTACTGCTGCGGTCGGGTGCCGCCCATGTCGTCGCCGTCGACGTCGGATACGGACAACTCGCCTGGACTCTCCAGAGTGATGAACGCGTCACCGTCAAGGACCGTACGAACGTACGCGAGTTGACGCTCGAAGCGATCGATGGGGAGCCAGTGGATCTTGTCGTGGGGGATCTGTCCTTCATCCCGCTCGGACTGGTGCTGCCCGCCCTGGTGCGGTGCGTGAAGCCGGACGCGGACCTGGTGATGATGGTCAAGCCGCAGTTCGAGGTGGGGAAGGAACGGCTGGGCAGCGGCGGGGTCGTCCGCAGCTCCCAGCTGCGGGCCGAGGCCGTGCGCGGCGTGGCCGAGAAGGCGTGGGAACTCGGGCTCGGGGTGAAGGGGGTCACGGCCAGTCCGTTGCCCGGACCCTCGGGGAATGTCGAGTACTTTCTGTGGCTGCGTGCCGGGGCGCCCGCCCTGGACCCGGCCGACGTTGACCGTGCAGTTGCGGAGGGGCCGCGTTGA